The following coding sequences lie in one Eschrichtius robustus isolate mEscRob2 chromosome 17, mEscRob2.pri, whole genome shotgun sequence genomic window:
- the CA3 gene encoding carbonic anhydrase 3, which produces MAKEWGYADHNGPDHWHEIYPIAKGDNQSPIELHTKDIKHDPSLKPWSASYDPGSAKTILNNGKTCRVVFDDTYDRSMLRGGPLTAPYRLRQFHLHWGSSDDHGSEHSVDGVKYAAELHLVHWNSKYNSFASALKQPDGVAVIGIFLKIGHEKGEFQLLLDALDKIKTKGKEAPFTNFDPSCLFPACRDYWTYHGSFTTPPCEECIVWLLLKEPVTVSPEQMAKLRGLYSSAENEPPVHLVRNWRPPQPVKGRIVKASFK; this is translated from the exons ATGGCCAAGGAGTGGGGCTACGCCGACCACAACG GTCCTGACCACTGGCATGAAATTTACCCGATTGCCAAGGGAGACAACCAGTCGCCCATTGAATTGCACACTAAAGACATCAAGCATGACCCTTCCCTGAAGCCATGGTCAGCATCTTATGACCCCGGCTCTGCCAAGACCATCCTGAACAATGGGAAGACCTGCAGGGTTGTGTTTGATGATACTTATGACAGGTCAA TGCTGAGAGGTGGTCCTCTCACTGCACCCTACCGGCTTCGCCAGTTTCATCTTCACTGGGGCTCCTCGGATGATCACGGCTCTGAGCACAGCGTGGATGGAGTCAAGTATGCAGCGGAG CTTCATTTGGTTCACTGGAATTCAAAGTATAACAGTTTTGCAAGTGCTCTGAAGCAACCTGATGGAGTAGCTGTGATTGGCATTTTTCTGAAG ataggACATGAGAAAGGCGAGTTCCAGCTGCTCCTTGATGCGCTGGACAAAATTAAgacaaag GGCAAGGAGGCGCCCTTCACGAACTTCGACCCGTCCTGCCTGTTCCCCGCCTGCCGAGACTACTGGACCTACCACGGCTCCTTCACCACGCCGCCCTGCGAGGAGTGCATCGTGTGGCTCCTGCTGAAGGAGCCGGTCACCGTGAGCCCCGAACAG ATGGCCAAGCTGCGGGGCCTCTACTCCAGCGCGGAAAATGAGCCCCCGGTGCACCTGGTGAGGAACTGGCGCCCTCCACAGCCTGTCAAAGGCAGGATAGTGAAGGCCTCCTTCAAGTGA